The window ATGAGGGTGCTGGTAAACGACTTACCCGATGTCAAGGTCCAGTTTGGCGAGCCTTGCGAATTTGACCGCCTGTTAAAAGAGTCCGACTTCATTTCGCTCCACATCCCGAAGACCGATAAGACCTATCACCTCCTTAACAAAGAGGCGTTTGCGAAGATGAAGAAAGGGGTCATCATCATCAACTGTGCCCGCGGTGGCGTGGTTGATGAGGCGGCGCTGTACGAGGCGCTTCAGTCCGGTATTGTGGCGATGGCGGCGCTGGATGTGTTCGAAAAGGAACCGCCTGATGACTTCAAACTTTTTTCCCTGCCCCAGGTGATTGGTACGCCGCACATCGGCGCCCAGACCAAAGAGGGTCAGCGCCGTGCCGGGGTCCAGATTGCCGAAAAGGTCCGGGATGCGCTCAAGGGGGCATAATGGCTGATGTTCGACCGTTTCCCGCAATTCATTACAACCTGACAAAGATTGGTGACCTGAGTAAGGTGATTACCCAGCCTTACGACAAGGTCACACCCGAGATGCGCGAACGGTACCTGCAACAGCACCAGTTCAGTTTCATCAATCTGATTCTGCCCAAAAGCGAAGACCCTTATACAACCTCGGCAAACACCTGTAACCGTTGGCTTGCGGAAGGGATTCTTGTGCGCGAAACCAAACCCGCCTTCTACATTCTTGAAGAGGAGTTTGATATTGAAGGCAGGCGCATGCGGCGCAAAGGGTTTATCGGTGCCATCCGGGTTGAAGAGTTTGAAAAAGGAACAGTCCTGCCCCACGAGTTTACCCATTCCGGACCAAAGGCGGACCGGCTGGCACTCTTGCGCGCCACAAAAAAGGACTATGAACAGATATTCTTCCTCTATCCTGACCCGAAAGGCGAAATTGAACGGTTGCTGGACAGCAAAAAAGGCGCCGAGCCCGACCTGACCGCCACCGATGAGTTCGGTGTTGTCCACCGGCTCTGGCAAATCAACGACCAGAACTGGATTACGGCACTGCGTCAGGCGATGCAGGGACAGGTGGTCTTGATTGCCGATGGCCACCACCGTTATGAGACGGCACTCAACTACCGCCGGGAGATGGAACAGAAGGGTAATGTGCCTGCCAGCGCCGCGCTCAGGTTCAAAACCGCCGCCTTCTTCAAAATCACCGACCCCGGACTTGTAATCCTACCTACCCATCGGTTGTTGAAAACAATAACCATCACTCCCGATGAGGCGCTGTCCCGCCTGAACAGACTGTTTGAAGTCCGATTGGTTCCCGACGAGTCCGCAAAGTCCGAACTGGAGAAACACAAAAGCGAGCATGCGTTTGTTGCCTATTTCGGCAAAGGCAAAAGTTATCTGCTCCTCATGCGCGACCCCGAGGCGGCGAAAACTCTTCTCCCTGCGGAAAAGAGCCCGGAGTACAAAGAACTGGATGTGGCGCTCCTCCACGCCCTGATAATTGACAATGTGTTTGGTATCAAACCGGCTGAGACCGAAAACCGGGTGCTCTATGAGCGCTACTGGCAGGATACCGTTGCCCGGGTCGATTCCGGCGCAGCCGCCTGTGCTCTATTTTTGAACCCAACACGACCTGAACAGGTGCAGAAACTGGCAGAAAAGATGGAGCGGATGCCCCAGAAATCAACCGACTTTTTCCCGAAACTGATTTCCGGAATGGTGTTTATGGATGTGGCGGAAACGGAGGTGCTTCCGGATTAAATGCCGGCAAACTTAACCCCGGAGTTTAAACAAGCCGAAGAGCGGTTCCGGCAGGCAAAAACGCCCGAAGAAAAACTGCTCTGCCTTGAAGATATGCTCGCAACCATCCCCAAGCACAAAGGCACCGAAAAGATGCAGGCGGACATCAAGAGCCGCATCGCCCGGTTGCGCCGGGAACTCTCCGAAGGCAAAGGCGGCGGCAAACGCGCCGACTGGTTCCACATCGAGAAACAGGGTGCCGGTCAGGTAGCGATTTTCGGCCCTCCCAACTGCGGCAAATCGGCACTGGTTCGAGAATTGACCGGTTTAAACACCGAGGTCGCCGCTTACCCGTTTACCACCACCCGTCCGCTGGCAGGAATGATGCGGTTTGAAGACATCCAGATTCAACTGATTGACACCCCACCGCTGGAAAAAGATTCCCCGGCATGGCTCTTTCACATCCTGCGCACCGCCGATGCCCTTGTCTGGCTCATTGACCTTAGCGACGACACCCTGCTTGAGGTTACCGAGCAGATTGAACAACTTTTAATCCAGAACCACATCATCGGACCTGAGGCTTATCGCCAACCACCACTGCTCCGGGTTGGCACCAAAGTTGATGCCCCTGGTGCCCTGGACCGGCTTGCGGTGCTCAAGGAGCTGCTCGGTGAAATTCCATTGCTTCTGGTCTCAATTGAAACCAAACAGGGCTTGGATGAGTTCCGCCACGCCACTTTTACCAGTTTGAACATCATCCGTGTTTACACCAAGAAACCGGGCAAGCCGCCCGATATGCAGGACCCGGTAATTCTCAAAAACCCGGCAACGGTGATTGACGCCGCCTACTATCTCCACAAAGACTTTGCCCGCAAACTTTCCTACGCCCGGCTCTGGAACACAAGCGGCTTTTCGGGACAGCGGGTGGAACGGGAGCACATCCTCGCCGACAAGGACATCGTCGAGTTCCATATTCAGGAGTAGTTTTTAATCGGGCGCGGAATTGAACCGGTTGCGCGCCGAAACCTTTATGAGATTGCCAACAGTTTTATTGAGCGACCGCTATTACTTAAATAAGGTGGCACTGTCCGATGGGTGCAGGTACTCATAAATCTTTTCCGCCAGGCTCCGGCCGATGCCCTTAACCCGGGCGATGTCATCAACACCCGCCCCGCGCAGTTTGTTAAGCGAGCCAAAGTGCTGCAGTAGCGCCTGACGCCGCACCGTGCCAATTCCGGGAATTTTATCAATTTCCGATTCCACCAGTTTCTTGCTGCGCAGTTTCCGGTGGAAGGTGATGGCAAAACGGTGCGACTCGTCCCGAATCCGCTTTAGAAGTTTCAAAGCCGCCGATGTTGCGGGTATCGAAATCTCTCTGCCATCGATGTAAAACAAACTGTCGGTTCGTTTCGCCAGCCCGAGAATCGGAATCTCCTGGTCAAATTGATGATACGCCTTAACCGCTGCGGAAAGTTGCCCTTTGCCGCCATCAACCAGCACCAAATCGGGCAACGGCAGGTTTTTCTCCAAAAGCCCGCGCACCCGCCGCGCCAGCACCTCTTCCATCATCGCAAAGTCGTTTGGACCGGACACGGTTCGAATCTTAAACAGCCGGTACTGGCTCTTTATCGGTTTGCCGTCGCGGAACACAACCACCGAACCCACCGCATTACTGCCCTGCGTATTGGAGATGTCAACCCCTTCAATCAAGCGTGGTGGGGTCGGCAGTCCCAAAATTTCTGCCAGTTGCCGGCTACCCTCCGGAATCCGTGCCGTTGCCGGCAACGCCTCAACTAACGCCTTTTCCGCATTACGCTGTGCCAGTTCAACCAGTTTCCGTTTTTCCCCCCGCTGGGGCGCGCTGATTTCAACCTTACGCCGTCCTTTCTCCCAGAACAGTTCCCGGAAAAGTTCCTCCTCGGCAATCGGTGCCGGCAGGACAATTTCCTCTGGTAGGTCTGCGGTGTGGGTGTAAATCGACCGTAAAAGCCCGTGGAGCAGTTCCTCTTCTGATATGTCGCGGGTGGCGTTGAGCAGGTACTCTTCACGGGCGACGATTTTACCCTCGCGAATGCGGAACAGCGTCGCGGCCGCACTTTTTTCCGCCCGTGCCAGCCCAATCACATCCCGCCCGATTCTGTCGGTAGTAGCAACCTGCTGATTGCGAATAATCTCGCGCAGCGCCATTAACTGGTCGCGCAACAGCGCCGCCTGCTCGTACCGCTGCGCCTGCGCCTCTTCCCACATCCGCCTTTCCAGTTCCCC is drawn from candidate division WOR-3 bacterium and contains these coding sequences:
- a CDS encoding DUF1015 domain-containing protein; this translates as MADVRPFPAIHYNLTKIGDLSKVITQPYDKVTPEMRERYLQQHQFSFINLILPKSEDPYTTSANTCNRWLAEGILVRETKPAFYILEEEFDIEGRRMRRKGFIGAIRVEEFEKGTVLPHEFTHSGPKADRLALLRATKKDYEQIFFLYPDPKGEIERLLDSKKGAEPDLTATDEFGVVHRLWQINDQNWITALRQAMQGQVVLIADGHHRYETALNYRREMEQKGNVPASAALRFKTAAFFKITDPGLVILPTHRLLKTITITPDEALSRLNRLFEVRLVPDESAKSELEKHKSEHAFVAYFGKGKSYLLLMRDPEAAKTLLPAEKSPEYKELDVALLHALIIDNVFGIKPAETENRVLYERYWQDTVARVDSGAAACALFLNPTRPEQVQKLAEKMERMPQKSTDFFPKLISGMVFMDVAETEVLPD
- the uvrC gene encoding excinuclease ABC subunit UvrC, whose amino-acid sequence is MKDRVAEKIAQAPTEPGVYLLKDDKGRVIYIGKARILRDRLRAYLGGQKDPRLAALVRRTSDIETIVTRSEVEALLLEESLIKIKKPRYNVRLRDDKKYPYLKITVNEPFPRIFVTRNIKPDGAVLFGPYTSARELRRALRAVKRIFRIRTCKRTLPDPSRAEPCLNFQMKRCLGPCRGNVDADEYRQRVNDVIQFLSGNSEKLTGELERRMWEEAQAQRYEQAALLRDQLMALREIIRNQQVATTDRIGRDVIGLARAEKSAAATLFRIREGKIVAREEYLLNATRDISEEELLHGLLRSIYTHTADLPEEIVLPAPIAEEELFRELFWEKGRRKVEISAPQRGEKRKLVELAQRNAEKALVEALPATARIPEGSRQLAEILGLPTPPRLIEGVDISNTQGSNAVGSVVVFRDGKPIKSQYRLFKIRTVSGPNDFAMMEEVLARRVRGLLEKNLPLPDLVLVDGGKGQLSAAVKAYHQFDQEIPILGLAKRTDSLFYIDGREISIPATSAALKLLKRIRDESHRFAITFHRKLRSKKLVESEIDKIPGIGTVRRQALLQHFGSLNKLRGAGVDDIARVKGIGRSLAEKIYEYLHPSDSATLFK
- a CDS encoding 50S ribosome-binding GTPase, with amino-acid sequence MPANLTPEFKQAEERFRQAKTPEEKLLCLEDMLATIPKHKGTEKMQADIKSRIARLRRELSEGKGGGKRADWFHIEKQGAGQVAIFGPPNCGKSALVRELTGLNTEVAAYPFTTTRPLAGMMRFEDIQIQLIDTPPLEKDSPAWLFHILRTADALVWLIDLSDDTLLEVTEQIEQLLIQNHIIGPEAYRQPPLLRVGTKVDAPGALDRLAVLKELLGEIPLLLVSIETKQGLDEFRHATFTSLNIIRVYTKKPGKPPDMQDPVILKNPATVIDAAYYLHKDFARKLSYARLWNTSGFSGQRVEREHILADKDIVEFHIQE